Within Novosphingobium resinovorum, the genomic segment CGCGGCAAGGAACGTCGCCATCAGCAGCACGTCGCCCGAGACGGTCCAGATCAGCACGGCGCTCAGAAGCAGGGCTCCGACGACGACGAGGACGTCAGTGCGCAGTCCGGGGCGCGGTATGCCAGAGTTCATGCAGAGACTTCATTCATGCGGGGGTTTCCGTCGGGGTTTCGATGCGATCCCGTTTCGGCCGCAGGCGGCGAGCGCGGTGCTTGTGGCCGATCCACCAGCGCCAGAACCACAAGGTCAGGAAATAGCTGACGAAAGCGGCGATGACCGACTGGATGAACAGGCCGATCACCACGGCGGGTGCGGTATCGGAAAGCAGCCAGTGCCACCACTGCTGGAAACCCGCGCCCTCACGAACCATCGCGTTCACCGTGGCGATGTCGGCGTGATAGCCGAAGCTGTTGCCGATCGCGACCGCGAGCGGGAGGATGATCAGCAGCGTCGTGAACGGATTGGAGATGAAGGTCACCGCCGCCGCGAGCGGGATGTTGCCGCGAAACGGCACGCACATCAGCGCCGCGCCGACGATCTGTACGCCCGGAATCAGCGCGAAGATGCCGATGAACATGCCCACTGCCATGCCGCGCGGGACCGAGCGGCGGGTAAAGCGGAACAGTTCCTGCCGCCTTGCGAAAGGCGCGGTGAAGCGATTCCCCTCAAGCTGGGCGTGAGTGGGCATCTGCCGGTGCAGCCACACGGACATGCGGTGGAGGATTGCGCTCATCCCGGCTCAGCCGTGGTCGCGCATGATGCGGGCCTGGTCGCGCTTCCAGTCGCGGTCCTTGATCGTCTGGCGCTTGTCGGCGGCGTTCTTGCCCTTGGCGAGCGCCAGTTCGACTTTCGCGCGGCCCCGGCTGTTGAAGTAGATCGACAGCGGCACGAGCGTCATGCCCTTGCGCTCCACCGCGCCCTGCAGACGGGAGATTTCCCGTTCGTGCAGCAGCAGCTTGCGGGGGCGCTTGGGCGTGTGGTTGAAGCGGTTGCCGTGGCTGAATTCAGGCACGTTGGCGTTGACCAGCCAGCATTCGCCGCCGCGAATCTCGGCGAAGGATTCAGCGATCGAACCCTCGCCGAAACGGAGCGACTTCACTTCGGTGCCGGTGAGCGCGATGCCGGCCTCGAACTTGTCCTCGATATAATAGTCGAACCGTGCCTTGCGGTTTTCCGCAACGGTCTTGAACTTGTCGAATACGGAGTTTTGAGGGCGTGCCATGATCAGCCGCATGTAGGGACAAGACGGCGAAAAGAAAACGCCCCTTTGATCCGGTTCAGCGCGAGAAATCCTCCACGCGCCACGAAGCGGCCGAACCGGATGGACAGCCGCGCTCGCGAATGAACGGCGGTGTTAACGGATTGTCATCGCCTTCCGGATCAACCTTGCGTTGCAAACGCCCGGAATTGCGGGAATATCGCGTGCAAATTCGGGGGAATTTCTCATATGCGCACAGTCCTGCGGGCGGCCGTTCCGACCGCCCTTCTGTTCCTGCAAGTGCTGCCGGCAGCTTCGGCGGCGACGGTCGAGCCGCCACCGCTCGATGCCTATGGGGAACTGCCGCGCGTGGAGGATGCCGCCCTCTCGCCTGACGGCGGTTCCATCGCCAGCGTCGCCCAGTCCCAGGGCGAACGCCGGATCCTGGTGGTCACCCGGGACGGCAAGGTTCGCTTCAACGCCGCCAGCGGCACCAACAAGATACGGCGGATCGACTGGGCCGATGCCGACACCCTGCTCCTCACCAACAGTGCCACCGTGCCGCTGTTCGGCTTCACCGCAGACAAGGTGGAGATGAACGGCACCGTCCTGATCCCGCTCAAGGCGGGGAACGAGACCGGGCTGGTCTTCGGCAAGAACCGCGCGATCGTGAATGCCACGCGCGGCCGCTATGGCCTGCGCACCATCGGCGGGCGCACGGTAGGTTTCTTCGGCGGCATCGCACTCGACACCACCACCCGTGGCGAGCCGAGTTGGAAGCACGGGCGCACGACGCTCTACGCCGTCGACATCGCCACCAACAAACCGCGCGTGGTCGCTCCTCCTGCCTCGGAAAACCATTATCGCGACTGGCTCGTCGATGCCTCGGGCACGGTCTCGGTCACGCTCGACATCGCGGAGGAAAGCGGCCTGTGGACGATCGACACGCTGCGCGGAAAGGAACTGGTGCGCGGCGTCGACCCGACCGGCGACGTCAGCCTCGTCGCCTTCGGGCGCGGCGGGGCGAGCGTGATCTACCAGATCGAGGACAAGGACGGCGTCCAGCATTGGTTCGAAGTGCCCCTCGCCGGGGGAACGCCTCAGGAGTATCTGCCCGGCATCGCCATCGATCGCCTTTTCGTAGACCGCACCACCGGCATCCTCATCGGCTACCGCACGATGGAGGAAGTGCCGCGCACGGTCATGGACGATCCTGTGCAGCAGCACGCCATCACCCGCATCTTCAAAGCCTTCGCGGGCAGGCAGGTTGACCTGATCGACTGGACGCCGGGCTTCTCCAAGGTCCTGCTGCGCACCAGCGGCAACCAGGACAGCGGCACCTGGTATCTCGTCGACGTCGCGCAGCGCCGGGCCGATCCGGTCGGCGACGAAAGGCCAAGCATCGCTCCCGAGCAGGTCGGACCGATCTCGGCCATCGACTACAAGGCGCAGGACGGGCTGGAGATGGACGGCATCCTCACGCTGCCACCGGGACGCGAGGCCAAGGGACTGCCGCTCGTCGTGCTGCCCCACGGCGGCCCGGCCGCCTACGACAAGCCTGCGTTCGACTGGTGGGCGCAGGCTTTCGCCTCGCGCGGGTATGCAGTGTTCCAGCCCAACTTCCGGGGCTCGACCGGACGCGGAGACGCCTTTCGCCATGCCGGTGACGGCGAGTGGGGCCGCAAGATGCAGACCGATATTTCAGACGGCCTCGCCGAACTGGCCGGGCGCGGCATCGTCGATCCGAAGCGGGCCTGCATCGTCGGCGCGAGCTACGGCGGCTATGCCGCACTGGCCGGGGTGACGATCCAGCAGGGGCTCTACAAGTGCGCGGTCTCGGTGGCGGGCGTCGCCGACATCAAGCTGATGTACGACACCGATCTTCGCGAAAGCGGGGGGTCCAAGATGCTGGGCCGTTCACTGGTCGAGCAACTCGGCGACCGCAAGGGCTTCGACGCCGCATCGCCGCGCCGCTTCGCCGCACGGGCCGATGCGCCTGTGCTGCTGATCCACGGCAAGGACGATACGGTCGTCCCCTACCGCCAGAGCCTGGTCATGGCCGATGCGCTGAAGGATGCCGGTAAGCCCTACGAACTGGTCACGCTGGCAGGCGAGGACCACTGGCTCTCGCGCGAGGAGACCCGCAAGCAGATGCTGGCAGCGGCGATGCGCTTCGTTCAGCAGCACAATCCAGCGGAGTGAGGCGAAAAGGCGCGGCGCCCCAGACTTGTGCCGGGGCCCCGCGGAAGCCTTACACCAGCCCGGCGTGGACCAAGGCCTCGTCCACGGACTTCATCGCCGCTTCGCCGCACGTGACGAGCGGCAGGCGCAGTTCGTTTTCGATCCAGTCGTGGACTTGCGCCAGCGCGTACTTGCACGGCCCCGGCGAGCTGTCCTCGAACATGGCGTAGTGCAGCGGGTAGAGGCGGTCGTTCAACTCGCGCGCCTTCTCCAGATCATTGGCGGCGCAGGCGGCCTGGAACTCGGCGCAGAGCGCGGGCGCGACGTTGGCGGTCACCGAAATGCAGCCGACGCCGCCCGCCGCATTGAACGGCAGGGCCAGTTCGTCATCGCCGCAAAGCTGCACGAAGTCCTTGCCGATGCCCATGCGGTGGTCGGTCACGCGGCTGAGGTCGCCGCTGGCGTCCTTGATGGCGATGAAGCGGCCGGGGAAGCGGCGGGCGAGTTCGCAGACCGTCTCGGGCAACAGGTCAGTGACGGTGCGGCCGGGCACGTTGTAGAGCACGATCGGCAAGTCGTTGTTCTCGGCAAGGTAGCTGAAGTGCGCCAGCAGGCCCGCCTGGCTCGGGCGGTTGTAGTAAGGCGCGACCAGCAGCGCGGCGGCCGCGCCGCACTTCTTCGAGAAGTTCATGTGCAGCAGCGCGTTCATCGTGTCGTTGCTGCCGCATCCGGCGATGATCGGCACGCGGCCCGCCGCCTGCTCGATGCAGACTTCGATGACGCGGTGGTGCTCGGCGTTCGACAGCGTCGAGTTCTCGCCGGTGGTGCCGCAGGGGACGAGCGCGGAGGAGCCCGATTCGATCTGCCAGTCGACGAGGCGGCGGAAAGCCTGTTCGTCGAACGCCCCGTCGCGAAACGGTGTGACAAGCGCGGGAATCGAGCCGGAGAACATGGACTTTACCTCTTAGCGATGCTCAATGATCGCTCAGCCGGGGAACAACCCCGCTTGCCGAACGTCACGTTCAGCGCCTGATAAGGAGCCTCTTGAGAAAATGTCCAGCATGTTGCGCGCCCCCCACCTGCTGCTGAGCATTTCTTTCACCGTTTTTGCCGTTCCCGCACTCGCCCAGTCAACGTCGCCCTACGGGACGCCGGACGGCCGCGAATGGGATGCGGCAAGGGCGCAGTCGATGCAGACGCACGACATGAACGTCCACCAGTCGATCGACCAGTGGAAGCTGCTGAGCGCCAACGACCGCATGGGCTTCGCCGCCTATACCTCGTTCCTGCTGACCTATCCGGGCTATCCGCAGCAGGACAAGATCAGGGGCTATGCCGAAAAGGCGCTGCTGACCGAATCGCCCTCGGCCCAGGCGGTGATCGGCTACTTCGACCGCTTCGCCCCGATCGGCAGCCGCGCGGCGGGCCGTTATGCCGTGGCGCTCTCGACGATGCGCCGCGCCGATGCCGCGACCAATGCCGTCGCCGCCTGGCGCATGGGAGCGCTGATCGATTCGGACGAGGCCACCCTCCTCGGCCTTTATCGAGGCCAGTTCACCGCCGCCGATCACGACGCGCGCATGGATGCGCTGCTGTGGCAGGGCGAAACCGCGCAGGCCGAGCGGCAGATTTCCTTCGTCTCCGCCGCGCGCCGCTCCGAGTTCATGGAGCGCCTGACGCTGCTGCAAGGCTCCGCCCCCGGTACGCTGGGGATGAGCCTGCCCTCCGGCATCGCGTCCGACCCCGGCTATATCTACAACCGCGCGGTGCAGGCGCGCCGTTCGGGCAACAGCGCCGGTGCGGTGAGCCTGCTCGCCAATCGCCCGCCGCTATCGCGCCCGGTAGCCCAGCCCGAGCAGTGGGTGCGCGAACTGCTCACCGCCGCGAAAGCCGCCGACGCATCGAGCGCGGTGCGCATCGCCACCTCGATCGACGACGCCTTCGCCCCCGGCACCGACGTCAGCCGCCAGTCCTTCCGGGTGCGCGACGACTACACCACGCTGATGTGGCTGGGCGGGACCAAGGCATTGTGCAGCCTCTCCAGCCCGCGTCAGGCCGCACCGCTGTTCTACCGCTACGGCGCCGCCGCGCAGACGCCGGGCACGCGCTCCAAGGGCTTCTACTGGGCTGGCCGCGCCGCCGCGATGGGCGGCGACACGGCGGGCGCCAACCGCTACTTCGAGATGGCGGCGCAGTATCCGCAGTACTTCTACGGCCAGCTTTCGCTCGAACGGCTGAGCCGCCCGATCCCCAACCTCGACACCCGGCCGAGCGCGGTGCCGAGCATGGCCCAGCGCACCTCGTTCGCCTCGCTGCCGATCACGCGGGCGGTGCGCGACGTAGCCCGCGACGCCGACTGGCGCACCGGCGTGCAGTTCTACCGCGAGATATCCAACCAGGCGCAGACCGCCGAGGACTACGTGCTCGTCGCCGATCTGGCGCGTGAGATCGGCCGCCGCGACCTCGCCGTCATCATGGGCCAGAGCGCGCATGCGGGCGGGTTCGACCAGTTCGGCAAGATTTCGTTCCCGCTGGTGCCCACCCCCCAGGGCACCGACTGGACGATGGTCCACGCCCTAGCCCGGCAGGAGAGCCAGTTCGCCCAGAACGCGCTCAGCCACGCGGGCGCACGCGGGTTGATGCAGCTGATGCCCGGCACCGCGCGCGAGCAGGCGGGCAAGATGAGCCTCGCCTATGACGAAGGCGCGCTGATCAGCGATCCCAGCTACAACATCCTGCTGGGCGACGCCTACTTCCGCCGCGTGAAGGACTACTTTGGCGGTGCGCTTCCGCTGGCCATTGCCGCCTACAACGCCGGCCCCGGCAACGTGAACAAGTGGCTGCGCGCCAACGGCGATCCGCGCACCGGCTCCGTGGAGTGGCTCGACTGGCTGGAGCAGATCCCGATCTACGAGACCAAGAACTACGTCCAGCGCGTGCTGGAGAACGCCGTGGTCTACGAGACGATGTATCCGGAGAAATCGGACTACAACGGCGCGAACAAGCTCTCGCGACTGATGCCGGGCAAGCGCGCGCCGGGCTGATCGCTGCGCCCGCCCGGTGATGTACCTCGAACATCTGCTGCTGGCGCTGGCGGTGCAGGTCCTCGTCGCCCGCCTGACCGGCAACTGGTGGACCGGCGCGGCACTCGCCAGCGCCTATTTCATCGGGCGCGAGGCGGCGCAGGCGGAGTATCGCTGGATCGAGCAGTTCGGCCACGGCCTGCGCGCGAACATGCCGTGGTGGGGGCCGTTCGATTTGCGCGTCTGGCCCAAGCTGGACCAGTGGATCGACTGGATCGGCCCGCTCGTCGGCACCTGCGCGCTGGCGTGGTTGATGACGCGCAAACGCCGCTTCTAATCGAGCCGCACTCGCCCTATCAGCGGCGACATGAAACCCGCCGGTCCTCCCATCTCTCCCACTGGCATGGCCGCCTTGCGCGCCCGCTACGACCACCTGCTCGGCAAGGAGCGCCCGGAGATCGTGGAGATCGTATCGTGGGCGGCGGGCAACGGCGACCGCTCCGAGAACGGCGACTACCTCTATGGCCGCAAGCGCATGCGCGAGATCGACCGCGAACTGGCCTTCCTCGCCCGCCGCATGAAGGTGCTGCGGGTCGTCGATCCGGCCGACCAGACCGAGCGCGGCAAAGTCTTCTTCGGCGCCACCGTCGAACTCGCCGACGAGGACGACGAGCGCCTGACCATCACCATCGTCGGCGACGACGAACAGGACGCCTCCACCGGCCGCATCGGCTGGAGCGCCCCGATCGCCCGCGCCCTGCGCGGCGCAGGCGTGGGCGACTTGCGCATCGTGCGCCTCCCGTCCGGCGAGAAGGAGTGGGAGATCATGGCGGTGAGCTACCCATGATGGAGTTGAGCGTCGAAGCGATCGGCTTCCTCATCGCCATCGCCTTTCTTGCGGGCGGGGTCGACGCGCTGGCGGGCGGCGGCGGGCTGCTGACGATCCCGGCGCTGATGGCAGCGGGCATACCGCCCGTCTCTGCGCTGGCGACCAACAAGCTGCAGAGCACCATCGGCACGTCCTCCGCCTTCCTGACCTTCCACCGCGCCGGGCATGTCGACCTCAAGGCCTTCGCCTTTCCGGCGCTCGGCGCCTTCGTCGGCTCGGTAGCGGGCGGAACTGCGGTGCAGTTCGTCGATCCCAAGTTCCTCGCCGCCTTCGTGCCGGTGCTGCTGATCGCGATGGGGCTCTACTTCCTGCTCGCCCCGCCGATGAGCGAGGTCGATCGCCACGCCCGCGTCGGCCGCGTGGGGCTGACGCTGATCACCAGCGGCATCGGTTTCTACGACGGCTTCTTCGGCCCCGGCACCGGCTCGTTCCTGACGACGGCGCTGGTGGCGCTGGGCGGACTTGGCCTCGTTCGCGCGATCGCCAATACCAAGTTCCTGAACCTGTCCACCAACGTCGCCGGGCTGCTGGCGATGATCGCGGGCGGCAAGGTGCTGTGGCTACTGGGCGCGGGCATGGCGGCGGCGAACGTCGCGGGCAACCAGGTCGGCGCGCGCCTCGCGATCCGCTACGGCGGCAAGGGCGTGCGGCCGCTGCTCGTCGTCATGTCCTTCGCACTGACGGTGAAGCTGCTCTCCGACCCGAAGAACCCGCTGTGGAGCTTGTTCTGAATGCTTCGCTTCGCGGCTCTCCTGTCCCTGTCATGCCTTGCGCTCGCCCCCTCGGCACACGCCCGCGAGAGCCTCGGCCTCTACGGGACCTGGGGCGCCTTTCGCGATCCGCTCGTCCCGCGCTGCTACGCCATCGCCAAGGCCGAGCCGAGCGCAAAGCGGCGTGACTACCAGCCTTACGCGGCGATCGGCACGTGGCCGAGGCGCGGAGCGCGGGGGCAGGTGCATTTCCGGCTGTCGCGCAAGCTCGCGCAGAATGCGGTGATCACCCTTCGCATCGGTGACAGGCGCCTGCAACTGACCGGCGGCGGCGGCGACGCATGGCCGCGCAGCGATGCCGACAACGCCGCGATCAGCGCCGCCATGCGCTCTGCCCGCACGATGACCATCGGCGCGCGCGACGACCGGGGGCTGCCTTTCGGCGATACGTATGTCCTGCCCGGGGCCGCTTCCGCCATGGACGCCGCGCTGATCGGCTGCGCCCGGCTCAGATAGAAGAAGGGCGGAGCCACGGCCCCGCCCTTCCCTCGCCATGAGGTCGTGAAACCTTAGAAGCGCACGCCCACGCCCGCCATGACCTGGTGACGGTCGAGGTCGAGGTTGAAGCGCTGGCTGTCGGGGATCTCGTTCGTGTAGTCGATCTCGCCCTTGCTGTAGTTCGAGTAGCGATACTCGATCTTGGCGAAGACGTTGTTCGTCACCGCCTGCTCGACGCCCGCACCGATGCGCCAGCCGTCGGCATCGATGTCGCGATTGGTGTCGACCGTGCCGAAGGTGCTGCGCACGTCGAACTTGGCGTTCGTGTAGCCACCTTTGGCATAGAGCATCGTCTTCGGGCTGATCACGTAACCGACGCGCGCGCCGACGTAGAGATCACGGTTCGCCTTGACGTTGCCGAGGCCGAAGCCCTCGAACTCGCCGTCGTTGAAGCGGGTTTTGGCGGTGGACCAGGTCACTTCCGCCTCGGGGCCGACCACCAGGTTGCCCGCGCGGAAGTCGTAGCCCGCGCCGACGCCGTAGGTGAACCCGTCGACCGTCTTGTTGTTGTCCTCGTTGACGTCGTCGTCAACGCTGCTCCCCGCCTTGGTGGCGTCGTAGCCGCCCAGCGCCTCGACGTGGAACTGCGAGAACGGATCGACCGGCGCGACATTCTGCGCGAAAGCCGGAGCGGCCGAGGCCATCGCGGTTCCTGCGGCAAGACAAACAAGGATCTTCTTCATAAACGGTACTCCAAAAACGATCCCGTGAGGCGGGCTGTTCCCGCTTGCCCATCGGGCTTCCAGCAAGCGGGTCGCCCCGCCTTGGACTGGTCAAAAGCGGATGGACCGCCCGGAGTTTCCTGAACCTAACACAACGAAAACGTTGATGTTTTTCGGCAACACTGCGTCGATGGATGGAGTATCTGGCGCGATGTGTGACGGGAACCTGACAAAGCGCTCGCCGTTCGCGCAGGCTCGCGCGGGCGGGCATCTTCCGTTTCGGGGCGATATGCACTATATGCCCGCCGATCATGTCAGAGCAGCACATCTCCACCGCAGCGGTCTCGACCGCCGCCGGCCTCACGCCGATCCCGGGCAACGTCGACCCGATGACCGTGGCGCGTCCCTCCCTGGTGGACGGCGTGACCCCGCGCGAAGACGGGCGCATCGACCTCATCGGCCTTCCCAAGAAGCGCATCGCCGAACTGTTCGAAGGCGCCGGGCTGGACGTGAAGGCCGCCAAGCTGCGCGCCAAGCAGGTCTATCACTGGCTCTACCACCGCGGCGTGACCGAGTTCGAGGCGATGACCGACATCGCCAAGACCATGCGTCCCTGGCTGGCGGAGCGCTTCGTCATCGGCCGCCCGGAGATCGTCGAGGCGCAGCACTCCAGCGACGGCACCCGCAAGTGGCTGCTACGCACGGCGGACGCGCACGACTTCGAGATGGTGTTCATCCCCGACGCCGATCGCGGGACGCTCTGCGTCTCCTCGCAGGTCGGCTGCACGCTCAACTGCCGCTTCTGCCACACCGGCACCATGCGCCTCGTGCGCAACCTGACCGTGGGCGAGATCGTCGGCCAGGTCATGTTGGCGCGCGATTCGCTCAGTGAGTGGCCCAAGAACGCCGAAGACAGTCGCCGCCTCGCCGCATTGATGGACGACATCGGTGACGACGATGACGAGGAAGGCGGCTACCACCCCAGCGGCCGCCTGCTGACCAACATCGTGATGATGGGCATGGGCGAGCCGCTCTACAACTTCGACAACGTGCGCGATGCGCTCAAGCTGGTGATGGACGGTGACGGCCTCGCCTTGTCGAAGCGCCGCATCACCCTCTCCACCTCGGGCGTGATCCCGCAGATGGAACGCTGCGGTGAGGAGATCGGCGTGAACCTTGCCGTCTCGCTCCATGCGGTGACCAAGGAAGTGCGCGACGAGATCGTGCCGGTGAACAAGAAGTACGGCATCGAGCAGCTGCTGCAGGCCTGCGCCGACTATCCGCGCGCCTCCAACGCCCGGCGCATCACCTTCGAGTACGTGATGCTCAAGGACAAGAACGACAGCGACGACGACGCGCGCGAACTGGTCCGCCTGCTCAAGCACTACAAGCTGCCCGCCAAGGTGAACCTGATCCCGTTCAACCCCTGGCCCGGCGCACCTTACGAATGCTCGACGCCCGAGCGCATCCGTTCGTTCTCCGAGATCGTGTTCCAGGGCGGCATTTCCGCGCCGGTGCGCACCCCGCGCGGACGCGACATCGATGCGGCCTGCGGCCAGCTCAAGACGGCAGCGGAAAAGAAGAGCCGCGCCGAGATCGACCGCCTGCTGGCGGAGAAGGAAGCGGCGCTGCTGGGCTGAGGGAAGCCCACCGCTGATGAATGATGAAAGCCCACCCCTGCCCCCTCCCGCCAGCGGGAGGGGAATGAGAGGTCTGTTTTGCCCTCCCGCTGGCGGGAGGGCCGGGAGACTTACGAGCGCAGCGAGTTAGTCGGACGGGGTGGGCAACTCACTCCGTCAGCGCCGCGACGAGTTCCTTGACTTTCTTCTGCCGCCACTGCGGCGTCGGCGCGACCAGCCAATAGCCACGACGGCTCGGCGTTGGCTCACCCACAGCCGCATCGCGCCCGGCGACGCCCGCCGCAAGCAGCGCCGGAATGCGCGCACGGCCGATCCCGGCCAGCGCGGCGGCGATCGCCTGCCCGGCATCGCTCACCACGACCGGCGGCTTGGCCTCTTCTCCCTCACCGTCCGGCTCGGGGTCGCCCGGCCAGCCGATCCAGTCGCCCGAGCCCACTTCGACCCATTCGGCGCTACCGAGCGCCACGCCCTCAAGGTCGCCCGGCCCATCCGTCCAGCGCACCGCGAGGTCGAGGTTAGCTTCTGTGAAATCCGTCATCTCGCCATCGACCAGCACGTATCGCACTTGCGGATTAGCAGCGCGAAATGCGGCAAGGCGCGGTGCCAGCCAGGCGGCGAAGAACTCGCGCGGGCAGGCGATGGTGTAGACGTGGCTCGACTGCCCCGCCTGCATAGCCTGCACGGCGTCCTCGAAATGGAGGAACCCGCTGCGCAGCGCGGCAAGGCCGGCGCCCGCCTCTTCGGTCAGTTCCAGCCCCTTGCTGGTGCGGCGGAACAGCACCACGCCGAGCAGGTCTTCCAGCGCGCGGATCTGCTGGCCGACGGCGGCGGGAGTCACCGCCAGTTCGTCGGCGGCGCGGGTGAAGGAGAGATGGCGCGCCGCTGCGTCGAAGACGCGCAGGGCGTTGAGGGGCAGGTGCGTGCGCTTCATGACGCTTCCCTAAGCGCCACAGTCGCGCGGGGCAATATCAGCCTGCGGTCGCGGGCGCAGCAAGCGGGAAGAAGGGGATGCTGGCGCGGAATTCGGTGCCGTCATCGCGGCGGAAGGTGTAATACCCCTCCATCGAACCCTGCGGCGTCGAAAGCGGGCATCCCGAGACGTAGTCGTGACTCCGGCCCGGTTCGAGCAACGGCTGTTCCCCGACGACGCCCTCACCCTCGACCACATCGACTTTGCCGTTGGCATCGGTGATGCGCCAGTGACGGGTCATCAGTTGCAGCGTGTGGTCGGTCTCGTTCTCGATCCGGATGTGATACACCCAGAACCATTTACCCGCCTCGATACGCGATTGCTCGGGCAGGAAATTGACGGCCACACGCACGGTGAGGCCGTCGGTGATCGCGGAGTGCTGGAACAGTTCCTTCATGACACGGGCAACCTAACCACGATTCTTTCAGGCTACAACCGTGTAGAAGTGAGCAGGTTCCGGCAATCTGCTCCGCTATCGGACTTTGGCTCCCCGAGTAGGATTCGAACCTACGGCCATTCGATTAACAGTCGAATGCTCTACCGCTGAGCTATCGGGGAACGGCCTGCCAGCGTCGGGGGGCTGGCAGGCTAAACTGGCAGTCGCTCTTCAACGCGACCGCGTCGGCGCTACTTTAAAGGCCGATGGCCTTCAAAGCCTGATCCATGTCTTCCTTGAGGTCTTCGATGTCCTCAAGGCCGACATTGATGCGCAGCATGCCTTCGCCGATGCCCATCGCCTCGCGGCCTTCCGGCCCCATGTTGTGGTGCGTGGTCGAGGCCGGGTGGCACATCAGCGAACGCGAGTCGCCGATATTGTTCGAGATGTCGATGAGCTTGAGCGCATCGAGCAACCCGTGTGCCTGTTCGCGGCCGCCGTCGAGCACGAAGGAGAAGATCGGCCCGCAGGCGTCCATCTGCTTCATCGCCAGCGCCTGCGCCGGGTGGCTGTCGAGCCAGGGGTGCAGGATCGTGGGCACGCGATCTTCCATGAACTTGCCGAGAGCCAGCGCGTTCTCGCTCTGCTTCTTGGCGCGCAGGTCCAGCGTCTCAAGGCCCTTGAGCACGACCCAGGCGTTGAAGGGCGAGAGGTTCGGCCCGGTGTTGCGCTGGAACGGCAGCAGCACGTCGTTGATGAACTGTTCGGAACCGCAGACGGCGCCCGCGAGCACACGCCCCTGCCCGTC encodes:
- a CDS encoding lytic transglycosylase domain-containing protein, whose protein sequence is MSSMLRAPHLLLSISFTVFAVPALAQSTSPYGTPDGREWDAARAQSMQTHDMNVHQSIDQWKLLSANDRMGFAAYTSFLLTYPGYPQQDKIRGYAEKALLTESPSAQAVIGYFDRFAPIGSRAAGRYAVALSTMRRADAATNAVAAWRMGALIDSDEATLLGLYRGQFTAADHDARMDALLWQGETAQAERQISFVSAARRSEFMERLTLLQGSAPGTLGMSLPSGIASDPGYIYNRAVQARRSGNSAGAVSLLANRPPLSRPVAQPEQWVRELLTAAKAADASSAVRIATSIDDAFAPGTDVSRQSFRVRDDYTTLMWLGGTKALCSLSSPRQAAPLFYRYGAAAQTPGTRSKGFYWAGRAAAMGGDTAGANRYFEMAAQYPQYFYGQLSLERLSRPIPNLDTRPSAVPSMAQRTSFASLPITRAVRDVARDADWRTGVQFYREISNQAQTAEDYVLVADLAREIGRRDLAVIMGQSAHAGGFDQFGKISFPLVPTPQGTDWTMVHALARQESQFAQNALSHAGARGLMQLMPGTAREQAGKMSLAYDEGALISDPSYNILLGDAYFRRVKDYFGGALPLAIAAYNAGPGNVNKWLRANGDPRTGSVEWLDWLEQIPIYETKNYVQRVLENAVVYETMYPEKSDYNGANKLSRLMPGKRAPG
- the greB gene encoding transcription elongation factor GreB, with product MKPAGPPISPTGMAALRARYDHLLGKERPEIVEIVSWAAGNGDRSENGDYLYGRKRMREIDRELAFLARRMKVLRVVDPADQTERGKVFFGATVELADEDDERLTITIVGDDEQDASTGRIGWSAPIARALRGAGVGDLRIVRLPSGEKEWEIMAVSYP
- a CDS encoding DUF2062 domain-containing protein, translating into MSAILHRMSVWLHRQMPTHAQLEGNRFTAPFARRQELFRFTRRSVPRGMAVGMFIGIFALIPGVQIVGAALMCVPFRGNIPLAAAVTFISNPFTTLLIILPLAVAIGNSFGYHADIATVNAMVREGAGFQQWWHWLLSDTAPAVVIGLFIQSVIAAFVSYFLTLWFWRWWIGHKHRARRLRPKRDRIETPTETPA
- a CDS encoding alpha/beta hydrolase family protein, whose translation is MRTVLRAAVPTALLFLQVLPAASAATVEPPPLDAYGELPRVEDAALSPDGGSIASVAQSQGERRILVVTRDGKVRFNAASGTNKIRRIDWADADTLLLTNSATVPLFGFTADKVEMNGTVLIPLKAGNETGLVFGKNRAIVNATRGRYGLRTIGGRTVGFFGGIALDTTTRGEPSWKHGRTTLYAVDIATNKPRVVAPPASENHYRDWLVDASGTVSVTLDIAEESGLWTIDTLRGKELVRGVDPTGDVSLVAFGRGGASVIYQIEDKDGVQHWFEVPLAGGTPQEYLPGIAIDRLFVDRTTGILIGYRTMEEVPRTVMDDPVQQHAITRIFKAFAGRQVDLIDWTPGFSKVLLRTSGNQDSGTWYLVDVAQRRADPVGDERPSIAPEQVGPISAIDYKAQDGLEMDGILTLPPGREAKGLPLVVLPHGGPAAYDKPAFDWWAQAFASRGYAVFQPNFRGSTGRGDAFRHAGDGEWGRKMQTDISDGLAELAGRGIVDPKRACIVGASYGGYAALAGVTIQQGLYKCAVSVAGVADIKLMYDTDLRESGGSKMLGRSLVEQLGDRKGFDAASPRRFAARADAPVLLIHGKDDTVVPYRQSLVMADALKDAGKPYELVTLAGEDHWLSREETRKQMLAAAMRFVQQHNPAE
- a CDS encoding TSUP family transporter: MMELSVEAIGFLIAIAFLAGGVDALAGGGGLLTIPALMAAGIPPVSALATNKLQSTIGTSSAFLTFHRAGHVDLKAFAFPALGAFVGSVAGGTAVQFVDPKFLAAFVPVLLIAMGLYFLLAPPMSEVDRHARVGRVGLTLITSGIGFYDGFFGPGTGSFLTTALVALGGLGLVRAIANTKFLNLSTNVAGLLAMIAGGKVLWLLGAGMAAANVAGNQVGARLAIRYGGKGVRPLLVVMSFALTVKLLSDPKNPLWSLF
- a CDS encoding outer membrane protein encodes the protein MKKILVCLAAGTAMASAAPAFAQNVAPVDPFSQFHVEALGGYDATKAGSSVDDDVNEDNNKTVDGFTYGVGAGYDFRAGNLVVGPEAEVTWSTAKTRFNDGEFEGFGLGNVKANRDLYVGARVGYVISPKTMLYAKGGYTNAKFDVRSTFGTVDTNRDIDADGWRIGAGVEQAVTNNVFAKIEYRYSNYSKGEIDYTNEIPDSQRFNLDLDRHQVMAGVGVRF
- the dapA gene encoding 4-hydroxy-tetrahydrodipicolinate synthase; protein product: MFSGSIPALVTPFRDGAFDEQAFRRLVDWQIESGSSALVPCGTTGENSTLSNAEHHRVIEVCIEQAAGRVPIIAGCGSNDTMNALLHMNFSKKCGAAAALLVAPYYNRPSQAGLLAHFSYLAENNDLPIVLYNVPGRTVTDLLPETVCELARRFPGRFIAIKDASGDLSRVTDHRMGIGKDFVQLCGDDELALPFNAAGGVGCISVTANVAPALCAEFQAACAANDLEKARELNDRLYPLHYAMFEDSSPGPCKYALAQVHDWIENELRLPLVTCGEAAMKSVDEALVHAGLV
- the smpB gene encoding SsrA-binding protein SmpB — encoded protein: MARPQNSVFDKFKTVAENRKARFDYYIEDKFEAGIALTGTEVKSLRFGEGSIAESFAEIRGGECWLVNANVPEFSHGNRFNHTPKRPRKLLLHEREISRLQGAVERKGMTLVPLSIYFNSRGRAKVELALAKGKNAADKRQTIKDRDWKRDQARIMRDHG